In the genome of Xanthocytophaga agilis, one region contains:
- a CDS encoding phosphoenolpyruvate carboxylase, translating to MNDQYQNAVVTRYNIFNSLFLSLPFRNIFRTGTLLPLLIQQSEEGLTKEQSPKEIIEHFFDEFLEGSSHKEQISLLFNFIQYIERQVVLFDSVEDAAFDQIHDREGKGSINHLLNRIDNTAIREKLLEKLSDYCVRIVLTAHPTQFYPGKVLTIINELERAIRSNDFGEINNLLLQLGKTGFINQEKPTPFDEAVSLSWFLESVFYYAIPRILLKLIRGLRFSVYDWPHNQLIRLGFWPGGDRDGNPFVTPDITLKVSQHLRRTVLRCYYRDIRLLKRRFTFNGVERLIALAEEKINNSIYYPEEEKYNSAEELLADLSEARQILIQQHDGLFLDLLDEFIFKVRLFGFYFASLDVRQDSRKHAAAWNELIAAQGKLKEYEQLNEAQKIDYLLSLQITPQPEDVKDETSKDIIGSIRTIQEIQQLNGEAGCHRYVISNCNTALNVIEVLSLIKTIHQTDSIPVDIVPLFETVGDLANAGGIMEFLYQHPYYRQHLTNRGNQQTIMVGFSDGTKDGGYLRANWSIYQAKEELTRMSRQYGIKVTFFDGRGGPPGRGGGNNHNFYASLGKGIEDKEIQLTIQGQTISSNYGTVATAMHNLGKLFTAGLENHLFKDTEQDLSDEEKGLLEEMAEISYHSYLDLKNHPTFVPYLDKMTPLRFYGQTNIGSRPTKRGQGDALRFEDLRAIPFVGSWAQMKQNVPGFYGFGTAIEKLKKEGKTEAMLKLYEHSLFFRTLIENSMQSLSKSNYAVTKYMADDPTYGELWHKMEEEFQRTYNLLLEISQSSTLLESNPITRQSITVRERVVLPLIIIQQYALQMLNTDTTKSTEQTEAYNKLIIRAMFGIINAARNSA from the coding sequence ACAGATAAGTCTACTTTTCAACTTTATTCAATATATTGAACGACAAGTAGTTTTATTTGATTCTGTTGAAGATGCGGCATTCGACCAAATTCATGATAGAGAAGGAAAAGGATCTATCAACCATCTACTGAACCGCATAGATAACACGGCTATCCGGGAGAAACTCCTGGAAAAACTTTCTGATTATTGTGTACGGATTGTATTAACAGCTCATCCTACTCAGTTCTATCCCGGAAAAGTACTCACTATCATTAATGAACTGGAAAGGGCCATTCGTAGTAATGACTTTGGAGAAATCAATAATTTATTGCTCCAACTGGGAAAAACAGGCTTCATTAATCAGGAAAAACCAACCCCATTTGATGAAGCTGTAAGTTTAAGCTGGTTTCTGGAAAGTGTTTTTTACTATGCAATCCCACGAATTTTACTCAAATTAATCAGAGGTTTGCGTTTTAGTGTATATGACTGGCCTCATAATCAGCTGATAAGGCTGGGATTCTGGCCTGGTGGAGATCGTGATGGCAATCCTTTTGTTACTCCAGATATAACCTTAAAGGTTTCTCAACACCTTCGACGAACTGTTTTACGTTGTTATTACAGAGATATACGCCTTCTGAAAAGACGATTTACATTCAATGGAGTCGAAAGGCTTATTGCACTGGCAGAAGAAAAAATTAATAATAGCATTTACTATCCGGAAGAGGAAAAATATAATTCAGCAGAAGAACTTCTGGCCGACCTTTCAGAAGCCCGTCAGATTCTTATTCAACAACATGATGGGCTCTTCCTCGATTTGTTGGATGAGTTTATCTTTAAAGTACGTTTGTTTGGCTTCTATTTTGCAAGCCTGGATGTAAGACAAGACAGCAGAAAGCATGCAGCAGCCTGGAACGAACTGATTGCAGCTCAGGGAAAACTCAAAGAATACGAACAATTGAATGAAGCACAGAAGATTGACTATCTTCTTTCTTTACAGATTACCCCCCAACCAGAAGATGTCAAAGATGAAACCAGCAAAGACATCATTGGCTCTATTCGTACTATTCAGGAAATTCAGCAGTTAAATGGAGAAGCAGGTTGTCATCGATATGTCATCAGCAATTGCAACACTGCCTTAAATGTAATAGAAGTTCTCTCTTTGATAAAAACCATTCATCAGACAGATTCTATTCCAGTAGATATTGTACCATTATTTGAAACTGTTGGAGATCTGGCAAATGCAGGAGGTATTATGGAATTCCTGTATCAGCACCCCTACTACCGTCAGCACCTTACCAATAGAGGAAATCAGCAGACAATTATGGTAGGCTTCTCTGATGGAACAAAAGACGGAGGCTACTTACGTGCTAACTGGTCTATTTATCAGGCAAAAGAAGAACTAACTCGTATGTCGCGTCAATATGGTATCAAAGTGACCTTCTTTGACGGAAGAGGAGGCCCTCCAGGACGTGGTGGTGGAAATAACCACAACTTCTATGCGTCGCTAGGCAAAGGAATTGAAGACAAAGAAATCCAGTTGACCATACAAGGCCAGACAATTAGTTCCAATTACGGCACTGTAGCTACTGCTATGCATAATCTGGGAAAATTGTTTACAGCGGGACTCGAAAATCACTTATTCAAGGACACAGAACAAGATCTTAGCGACGAAGAAAAAGGCTTACTGGAAGAAATGGCGGAGATTTCTTATCATTCATACCTTGATTTGAAGAATCATCCAACATTTGTCCCCTATCTGGATAAAATGACACCACTCCGGTTTTATGGCCAAACCAATATAGGAAGTCGTCCAACCAAACGAGGTCAGGGAGATGCCTTACGTTTTGAAGATCTGAGAGCTATTCCGTTTGTAGGTTCCTGGGCACAAATGAAACAAAACGTACCAGGATTCTATGGGTTTGGAACAGCAATAGAGAAACTGAAGAAAGAAGGTAAGACAGAGGCGATGTTAAAACTCTATGAGCACTCTCTGTTTTTCAGAACGCTGATAGAAAACTCAATGCAGTCCTTGTCAAAATCTAATTATGCGGTAACCAAATATATGGCAGATGATCCTACCTATGGAGAACTCTGGCATAAGATGGAGGAAGAGTTTCAACGTACCTACAACCTGTTGTTAGAAATATCACAGTCTTCGACTTTGCTGGAAAGCAACCCCATTACTAGACAATCCATTACAGTTAGGGAACGGGTTGTATTGCCTTTGATTATTATACAACAATATGCGTTACAAATGCTCAATACAGACACAACCAAAAGTACAGAACAGACAGAAGCATACAATAAGCTGATTATACGTGCAATGTTTGGTATTATTAATGCGGCCAGAAACTCAGCATAA
- a CDS encoding geranylgeranylglyceryl/heptaprenylglyceryl phosphate synthase: MTPSVLEKLIHNRKTNKKAFAVLIDPDKTDAVHCHTLIRSAIENRVDFFFIGGSLIVGGGMNLLIRSIKEHSSIPVVLFPGSNLHIDPSADAILFLSLISGRNPDYLIGQHVIAAPILKKSQLEILSTGYMLIDSGKQTTVSYISNTTPIPYDKPDVAACTAMAGEMLGMKLIYLDSGSGAQKTASPQMIATVRRSVDVPIIVGGGITSAAQAVESLQAGADLIVVGNGIERNPDLLPEIAAQVQALNQAAIVE, from the coding sequence ATGACACCCAGCGTACTAGAGAAACTCATTCATAACAGGAAGACAAACAAGAAAGCATTTGCAGTTTTGATTGATCCGGATAAAACAGATGCGGTGCACTGCCATACGCTGATCCGGAGTGCAATCGAAAATCGTGTAGATTTTTTCTTTATTGGGGGAAGCTTAATTGTAGGTGGGGGAATGAATCTACTCATTCGAAGTATAAAAGAACATTCTTCTATCCCTGTTGTATTGTTTCCCGGAAGTAATCTGCATATTGACCCGTCAGCTGATGCTATTTTGTTTCTATCTTTGATATCCGGACGAAATCCTGATTACCTGATTGGACAACATGTAATTGCCGCTCCAATTCTGAAAAAAAGTCAGCTGGAAATATTGTCCACCGGGTATATGCTGATTGATAGTGGAAAACAAACGACAGTCTCTTATATTAGTAATACGACACCTATTCCCTATGACAAGCCGGATGTGGCCGCTTGTACTGCTATGGCGGGAGAAATGCTGGGAATGAAATTAATCTACCTTGACTCTGGAAGTGGCGCACAAAAAACAGCTTCCCCTCAGATGATTGCTACAGTTCGGCGTTCGGTGGATGTACCTATCATAGTAGGAGGGGGTATTACGTCTGCTGCTCAGGCTGTTGAAAGTTTGCAGGCAGGAGCTGATCTGATTGTGGTTGGCAATGGTATCGAAAGAAATCCTGATTTGCTTCCCGAAATAGCTGCTCAGGTACAGGCTTTAAATCAAGCTGCCATCGTTGAATAA
- a CDS encoding phage holin family protein — translation MAIDKILENVLRYIESRFELFKLEIEESVSIALVRLIQGLIIGILGVFVLLFFSWGVANALNVWLNSTFVGYFLVGGIYLILMLAILSRSGEEKLKQKIEGKVSGMFDKQKKKIDTEGNTEAMLENDVYRNNSEI, via the coding sequence ATGGCAATTGACAAAATTCTGGAAAACGTACTTCGGTATATTGAGTCTCGTTTTGAGTTATTTAAGCTTGAAATAGAGGAATCTGTTTCAATTGCTTTAGTCAGATTGATTCAGGGATTGATAATTGGTATATTAGGCGTATTTGTGTTATTATTTTTTAGTTGGGGTGTTGCAAATGCATTAAATGTCTGGTTAAATAGTACATTTGTGGGGTATTTTCTAGTAGGAGGGATCTATCTGATTTTAATGTTGGCTATTCTTTCCAGATCTGGTGAAGAGAAACTGAAACAAAAGATTGAAGGAAAAGTATCTGGAATGTTTGATAAGCAGAAGAAAAAGATAGATACGGAGGGAAATACCGAAGCGATGCTGGAAAATGATGTATACAGAAATAACTCTGAGATATAG
- a CDS encoding TraR/DksA family transcriptional regulator has translation MNNAEEKMRYSEDELREFEGIISQKLDLARNELNYIKDQLSKRNDSGTDNTTGSSKLLEDGADSMERESLSQLAARQQKFIQQLENAMIRIKNGTYGVCVDTGRLIPKERLRAVPHTLHSIEAKLRKSN, from the coding sequence ATGAACAACGCCGAAGAAAAAATGCGCTACTCAGAAGACGAGTTGAGAGAATTTGAAGGTATCATTTCTCAAAAGCTGGACTTGGCTCGTAATGAGCTGAATTATATCAAAGATCAGCTTAGTAAGCGAAATGACAGCGGAACAGACAACACAACAGGAAGTTCCAAACTCCTGGAAGATGGGGCTGATTCAATGGAGAGAGAAAGCCTGAGCCAATTAGCAGCAAGACAACAAAAATTTATTCAACAACTTGAAAATGCCATGATTCGTATCAAGAATGGTACCTATGGCGTATGTGTTGATACAGGAAGACTTATTCCAAAAGAACGTCTCCGTGCTGTTCCTCATACACTTCATTCTATTGAAGCGAAACTGAGAAAATCCAACTAA
- the scpB gene encoding SMC-Scp complex subunit ScpB has product MNFLQNHVEALIFCSAQPIKVVDIQQCLSEMFEANIPKEDIENAIQDLLHKYQSDEYTFGIYHIAEGYQFLTKPAYQASIGILLKQSAKKRLSTAALETVAIIAYKQPITKTELEHIRGVNCDYAIQKLLDKELIEIMGKAETLGRPLLYGTSKKFMEYFGIQSMRDLPQPKDFVTTENEINPEIAAQLQTPDHTKDDSAK; this is encoded by the coding sequence GTGAACTTTCTGCAAAACCATGTTGAAGCATTGATCTTCTGCTCGGCACAACCTATTAAGGTAGTAGATATACAACAATGTTTATCAGAAATGTTTGAGGCAAATATTCCGAAGGAAGACATCGAAAATGCCATTCAGGATCTGCTTCACAAGTATCAATCAGATGAATATACATTTGGTATCTATCACATTGCAGAAGGGTATCAGTTTCTTACTAAACCCGCCTACCAGGCCAGTATTGGTATATTGCTAAAACAATCCGCAAAGAAACGATTATCAACTGCCGCACTGGAGACAGTAGCTATAATCGCTTACAAACAACCTATCACCAAAACCGAGCTAGAACACATACGGGGGGTCAACTGTGACTATGCCATTCAGAAGCTACTCGACAAAGAACTTATTGAAATAATGGGAAAGGCAGAAACCTTGGGACGCCCACTCTTATATGGAACAAGCAAAAAATTTATGGAATATTTTGGAATTCAAAGCATGCGGGATCTTCCTCAACCTAAAGATTTTGTAACTACTGAAAACGAAATAAATCCGGAAATTGCAGCCCAGCTCCAGACACCAGATCACACAAAAGACGACTCTGCAAAATAA
- a CDS encoding pseudouridine synthase: protein MRKKENASGSFRSQKNDNRPSKSFSNRKSTSNRNSNEEGQQSFGKRTEFSDKRKSTGGSSFKDRRSSSNFSNDKPFKKSFRKSEEGDDNRKSSFRRGEEKKEFGKKPSNFRKRNEGESERSFNSDKPFNREKKSFDRSDKPFNRDKKSFDRSDKSFDRSFKSDKPFNREKRAFNKSDKPFSDEKKSFDRPSNSDRPFNREKKSFDRSDKPFNREKRSFDKSDKPFDRERKSFDRSDKPFKKVYRSDERSDDRRDRNTFDKTDKKPYGSKKTGAFGGSDRRKSFNKDISSEEIKSERQKRDNFSDKSEQKPFRKTNKTDNRNERFTGQKYRAPKEDQEDTGAYAFEGKKQTPPEYDLKGFDKRNKGRGKSKSKTKQDSIPDDADIRLNRYIANAGICSRREADVLIESGEIKVNGKVVNELGYKVKPGDIVKYGNRTLSREKMVYVLLNKPKDYITTTEDPEERKTVMELVSNACQERIYPVGRLDRNTTGLLVLTNDGELAEKLSHPSNEIQKLYEVEIDRPITPEDYQAIIDGVELEDGVAKVDDLAIVSPDRKFIGIALHLGRNRIVRRIFEHLGYKVVKLDRTTYAGLTKKDLPRGHWRYLSEKEVIRLKYFV from the coding sequence ATGAGAAAAAAAGAGAATGCATCGGGGTCTTTTAGATCCCAGAAGAATGACAATCGCCCTTCTAAATCGTTTTCCAACAGAAAGTCTACTTCCAACCGCAATTCAAATGAGGAAGGACAACAATCTTTTGGCAAAAGAACCGAGTTTTCAGACAAACGTAAATCAACAGGCGGTTCTTCCTTTAAAGACCGTCGTTCCTCAAGCAATTTTAGCAACGACAAGCCTTTCAAAAAATCTTTTCGTAAAAGTGAAGAAGGCGATGATAATCGCAAAAGCTCATTTCGTAGAGGAGAAGAGAAAAAAGAGTTTGGTAAAAAACCATCCAATTTTCGCAAACGTAACGAAGGAGAATCAGAAAGATCTTTCAACTCAGACAAGCCCTTTAACCGCGAGAAAAAATCATTCGACCGTTCAGACAAACCTTTCAACCGGGATAAGAAATCTTTTGATAGATCAGATAAATCATTTGACCGCTCTTTCAAATCAGATAAGCCCTTCAATCGGGAAAAAAGAGCATTTAACAAGTCAGATAAACCGTTCAGCGATGAGAAAAAGTCGTTTGATCGCCCATCTAACTCTGACAGACCTTTCAATCGTGAGAAAAAATCATTCGATCGTTCAGACAAACCTTTTAATCGGGAAAAAAGATCGTTTGACAAGTCAGATAAACCGTTTGACCGTGAGAGAAAATCATTTGACAGATCAGATAAGCCCTTCAAAAAAGTATATCGCTCAGATGAAAGATCTGATGACAGAAGAGATAGAAACACATTTGATAAAACAGATAAGAAACCATACGGATCTAAGAAAACAGGTGCTTTTGGCGGCTCAGACAGACGTAAATCCTTTAATAAGGATATTTCTTCCGAAGAGATAAAGTCTGAACGTCAAAAAAGAGATAATTTTTCTGATAAATCCGAACAAAAGCCATTCCGTAAGACCAATAAAACAGATAATCGGAATGAACGATTTACAGGACAGAAATATCGTGCACCTAAAGAAGATCAAGAGGATACAGGAGCCTATGCATTTGAAGGAAAAAAACAAACTCCTCCAGAATACGATTTAAAAGGATTCGATAAAAGAAATAAAGGACGCGGAAAAAGCAAGAGCAAGACCAAACAGGATTCAATACCTGATGATGCTGATATTCGGTTAAACCGCTATATTGCCAATGCAGGAATTTGTTCACGTCGTGAAGCGGATGTATTGATTGAATCCGGAGAAATTAAGGTTAACGGCAAGGTAGTAAATGAACTTGGCTATAAGGTAAAACCAGGTGATATTGTAAAATATGGCAATCGTACATTGAGCCGTGAAAAAATGGTATATGTACTCTTGAACAAACCTAAAGACTATATTACTACCACTGAAGATCCGGAAGAACGCAAAACGGTAATGGAACTGGTAAGTAATGCCTGCCAGGAACGTATTTATCCAGTAGGCCGACTTGATAGAAATACTACAGGTCTCCTGGTACTTACCAATGATGGAGAACTGGCTGAAAAACTATCTCATCCATCCAATGAGATTCAGAAACTATATGAGGTAGAAATTGACCGCCCTATTACACCTGAAGATTATCAGGCAATCATTGATGGTGTAGAGTTGGAAGATGGTGTAGCCAAAGTAGATGATCTGGCAATAGTCTCTCCTGACAGAAAATTTATAGGAATTGCGCTTCATCTGGGACGTAACCGAATTGTTCGCCGTATTTTTGAACATCTGGGTTATAAAGTTGTAAAACTGGATAGAACGACATATGCAGGGTTGACGAAAAAGGACCTTCCACGTGGTCACTGGCGCTATCTTTCTGAGAAAGAAGTAATTCGCTTAAAATATTTTGTTTAA
- a CDS encoding tetratricopeptide repeat protein yields MKEMSTYGKIGRWLGYIILLSACRPAEQKELKIPPLPNGEQAVIQTSLAALTDAIEDEPRNGSYYFRRAALYEQAHRYGESLQDINKAIEYRSTNEAYGRYYVLRGRIYLLQNKIDQAYADAIQSEKLGAQSAAAYLLRGQLYAIKGKYTNAMNALKEAKQMTPFDPQVYYWEANALAGLGDTAQAISLFHTTLQTRKDYIQAYNRLTEIYAKQKDFVTAKQYAYAGLKIDSNNVLINNNLGSIYRLSKQTDSAVYCFQRSLKRDTSQHNLNYELGRIFFEKKNYWTATPYFEKLTTRFVKYPDVPELLAVCYDLTGQERIKMESLQAVLAVDSTDKKTILLYDALNRRITYRRRQMVMDSLATKKQQIINIAPVEIRRR; encoded by the coding sequence ATGAAAGAAATGTCTACATATGGGAAGATCGGAAGATGGCTTGGATATATTATCTTACTGAGTGCCTGTCGTCCGGCAGAGCAGAAAGAGCTGAAGATACCTCCATTGCCTAATGGAGAACAGGCTGTTATACAAACCAGTCTGGCTGCCTTGACAGATGCGATAGAAGATGAGCCTCGTAATGGCAGTTATTATTTCAGGAGAGCGGCTTTATATGAACAGGCACATCGGTATGGTGAGTCACTGCAGGATATTAACAAGGCTATTGAATACCGAAGCACCAATGAAGCCTATGGACGTTATTATGTATTGCGCGGACGTATTTATCTGTTGCAAAACAAGATAGACCAGGCTTATGCGGATGCAATACAATCTGAAAAGCTTGGTGCCCAGTCAGCAGCTGCTTATTTACTTCGCGGTCAATTGTATGCCATCAAAGGAAAGTATACAAATGCAATGAATGCATTAAAAGAAGCCAAACAGATGACACCTTTTGATCCTCAGGTATATTATTGGGAGGCTAATGCGTTGGCAGGATTAGGAGATACAGCACAGGCTATTTCACTATTTCATACAACTTTACAGACCCGCAAAGATTATATCCAGGCATATAATCGATTGACTGAGATCTATGCAAAGCAGAAGGATTTCGTAACTGCCAAACAATATGCCTATGCAGGATTGAAAATAGATTCAAATAATGTACTGATCAATAATAATCTTGGATCAATTTATAGGCTATCCAAGCAAACAGACAGTGCTGTCTATTGTTTTCAAAGATCTTTGAAACGAGATACCTCACAACATAATCTGAATTATGAATTGGGCAGAATATTCTTTGAAAAGAAAAATTACTGGACTGCTACTCCTTATTTTGAGAAGCTAACTACACGATTTGTCAAGTATCCGGATGTACCGGAATTGCTGGCTGTTTGCTATGATCTTACCGGGCAGGAGCGTATTAAGATGGAATCATTACAAGCTGTATTAGCTGTAGATAGCACAGATAAAAAAACTATCCTCTTGTATGATGCACTCAATCGGCGGATTACTTATCGACGCCGGCAGATGGTTATGGATTCTCTGGCAACGAAAAAGCAACAGATTATTAATATTGCCCCTGTTGAAATAAGGAGAAGATAA
- a CDS encoding DNA topoisomerase IV subunit B: protein MATQPQAYTEDSIKSLDWREHIRLRPGMYIGKLGDGASPDDGIYVLVKEVVDNSIDEHTMGFGKTIEIDVTEKRVTVRDYGRGIPLGKVVDVVSKINTGGKYDSSVFQKSVGLNGVGTKAVNALSTYFKVQAFRDGKTRSAEFERGILKVDAPESDTKEKNGTLVYFEPDDTIFKHYHFIPQFLEEQIWNYAYLNAGLTVIFNNQKYHSPKGLYDLLSRKIDEESRRYPIIHLKGEDIELALTHGSSYGEEYYSFVNGQYTTQGGTHLQAFRESFAVTIRDFFQSNKKNFELSDIRASVVAAVSVRVQEPVFESQTKTKLGSLNIAPDGMTMKKFVDDFIKKNLNDYLHRNKETTAALEKRIQQSKKEREELAGIRKIANERAKKANLHNRKLRDCRVHLSDEKNDKRFDTTLFITEGDSASGSITQARNVDYQAVFSLRGKPLNCYGLTKRVVYENEEFNLLQHALDIEDSLDSLRYNQVVIATDADVDGMHIRLLLLTFFLQFFPDLVKKGHIYILDTPLFRVRNKKETIYCYSEEEKQAAIRKLGNKPEITRFKGLGEISPSEFARFIGEDIRLDPVILEKESSIHKLLSYYMGKNTPDRQRFIIDNLRIEKDFTEDAPATEEIKEEEDTLVS, encoded by the coding sequence ATGGCAACCCAACCACAGGCGTATACGGAAGACAGTATTAAATCACTTGACTGGCGCGAACATATTCGTTTGCGTCCAGGGATGTATATTGGCAAATTAGGAGATGGAGCTTCGCCTGATGATGGCATTTATGTTCTGGTTAAAGAAGTAGTAGATAATTCCATTGATGAGCACACAATGGGTTTTGGAAAAACTATCGAAATCGATGTTACAGAGAAGCGGGTCACTGTGCGTGATTATGGCCGTGGGATACCTCTGGGTAAAGTAGTAGATGTGGTTTCCAAAATTAATACAGGTGGTAAATATGACTCATCTGTTTTTCAGAAATCAGTTGGTCTGAATGGTGTAGGTACAAAAGCAGTGAATGCCCTATCTACCTATTTTAAAGTACAGGCGTTCCGGGATGGAAAAACCCGCTCAGCAGAGTTTGAGCGAGGTATTCTGAAAGTAGATGCTCCGGAAAGTGATACCAAAGAAAAAAATGGAACACTGGTATATTTTGAACCAGACGATACCATTTTTAAACACTACCACTTTATTCCTCAGTTTCTGGAAGAACAGATCTGGAACTATGCCTACCTGAATGCAGGCTTAACTGTTATCTTTAATAATCAGAAATACCATTCCCCAAAAGGATTGTATGATCTTCTGTCCAGAAAAATAGATGAAGAAAGCAGACGCTATCCAATTATTCATCTAAAAGGGGAAGACATTGAACTTGCATTGACTCACGGAAGTTCGTATGGTGAAGAATATTATTCATTTGTTAATGGTCAATACACCACACAGGGAGGTACTCATCTTCAGGCATTCAGAGAGTCATTTGCAGTCACAATACGCGATTTCTTTCAATCCAATAAGAAGAATTTTGAATTATCAGATATACGGGCCTCTGTTGTAGCGGCTGTTTCTGTACGAGTACAAGAGCCAGTGTTTGAATCGCAGACAAAGACTAAGCTGGGTTCGTTGAATATTGCTCCAGATGGAATGACCATGAAGAAGTTCGTGGACGATTTCATTAAGAAGAATCTAAATGATTACCTCCATAGAAACAAAGAAACTACAGCTGCTCTGGAAAAACGTATTCAGCAATCCAAGAAGGAACGCGAGGAACTGGCAGGTATACGTAAAATAGCCAATGAACGAGCAAAAAAGGCCAATCTGCATAATCGTAAGCTTCGCGACTGTCGTGTCCATCTTTCTGATGAAAAGAATGATAAACGTTTTGATACTACATTATTCATCACAGAGGGAGACTCTGCCAGTGGATCTATCACTCAGGCACGCAATGTAGATTATCAGGCAGTATTCAGCTTGCGGGGAAAACCTCTTAACTGTTATGGTCTAACCAAACGTGTTGTATACGAAAACGAGGAGTTTAACCTTCTTCAACATGCACTAGATATCGAAGATAGTTTGGATTCATTGCGTTATAACCAGGTAGTTATAGCCACAGATGCAGACGTCGATGGAATGCATATTCGTTTGTTATTGTTAACTTTCTTTCTGCAATTCTTTCCGGATCTGGTTAAGAAAGGACATATTTACATTCTGGATACTCCCCTATTCCGGGTACGCAATAAAAAAGAGACCATTTATTGTTATTCAGAAGAAGAAAAACAGGCTGCCATTCGAAAACTGGGAAATAAACCTGAAATAACACGATTCAAAGGACTTGGAGAGATTTCGCCAAGTGAGTTTGCCAGATTTATCGGTGAAGATATTCGTCTCGACCCTGTTATTCTAGAGAAGGAAAGCTCAATACATAAACTATTGAGTTACTATATGGGTAAAAACACACCAGATCGTCAACGGTTTATTATTGATAATCTTCGCATTGAAAAAGATTTCACAGAAGACGCACCTGCAACAGAAGAAATAAAAGAAGAGGAAGATACACTGGTGTCGTAG
- the pheA gene encoding prephenate dehydratase, with amino-acid sequence MQTDSVETELLKLRYTIDSLDEQILHLLNQRLDVVKKVGELKRANNSIIYRPEREKSIVDRLTQLSSGLLTRPAIEAIFQEIFAVARNIELPERIAYLGPEGSFTHQAAESRFGAISEYMAMGSIRSVFDSVETERARFGIVPIENNQEGSVIETIDLLSEKDVKIVAEILMPVHFTFASKCDKLTDIRRIYSKDIAFRQCQKFLTDYFEGISVEYIPVESTSKAARKISEEPNSAAICSHIAAKLYNIPILFNNIEDSQSNATRFFIIGKNFVNQRSGNDKTTFVVNLPDSDKPGSLFHFLEEFNKRNINITKIDSRPVRNKGKFQSWFYLDFDGHIDDQSVHDIYTLHRQHIKWVGSYVKLG; translated from the coding sequence TTGCAAACTGATTCTGTAGAAACCGAATTACTCAAACTACGTTATACAATTGATAGTCTGGATGAACAGATCCTTCATTTGCTTAACCAACGACTGGATGTTGTAAAAAAAGTAGGAGAATTAAAGCGTGCCAATAATTCCATTATTTATCGTCCGGAACGTGAAAAATCAATTGTAGATCGTCTGACCCAACTAAGTAGTGGTTTACTCACACGCCCTGCCATTGAAGCTATATTTCAGGAGATATTTGCCGTTGCGCGGAATATTGAACTTCCTGAACGGATAGCCTATCTGGGTCCGGAAGGAAGCTTTACTCATCAGGCAGCCGAGAGCCGGTTTGGAGCGATTAGTGAATACATGGCAATGGGAAGTATCCGCTCTGTATTTGACTCAGTTGAAACAGAGAGAGCAAGATTTGGTATCGTCCCAATTGAGAATAATCAGGAAGGTAGTGTAATTGAAACAATTGATTTACTATCAGAGAAGGACGTAAAAATTGTAGCTGAAATTCTTATGCCTGTTCATTTTACCTTTGCCAGCAAATGTGATAAGCTAACAGATATTCGTCGTATTTATTCAAAGGATATTGCGTTCCGTCAGTGTCAGAAATTCCTCACAGATTACTTTGAAGGAATATCTGTAGAATACATTCCAGTTGAAAGCACATCAAAAGCTGCACGAAAGATCAGTGAAGAGCCTAATTCCGCTGCTATTTGTTCACATATAGCAGCCAAGCTTTACAATATACCGATTTTATTCAATAACATTGAAGATAGTCAAAGCAATGCCACCCGCTTCTTTATCATTGGGAAGAACTTTGTCAATCAGCGAAGTGGCAACGACAAAACTACTTTTGTAGTAAATCTTCCGGATAGTGATAAGCCAGGTAGCTTATTTCATTTCCTGGAAGAATTTAATAAACGAAATATAAATATCACCAAAATTGATAGTCGCCCGGTTCGCAATAAAGGGAAGTTTCAGTCATGGTTTTATCTTGACTTTGATGGGCATATTGATGATCAGTCTGTTCATGATATTTATACCCTACACCGCCAGCATATAAAATGGGTAGGGAGTTATGTTAAACTGGGCTGA